The Leptospira tipperaryensis genomic sequence TATCATCTATCGTATACCCGGTGGACGTAAGCCATTCCGAAGTGATACTAGATTTTTTTGGACCGGTAAGCTTTGACTTAATCGATAACTCGATGTATTGCTCCGGTGTTGATGCTGAAAGTAGTTTCCGTTTTTCTTTTTCGTAGATTTCCATATCTTTTTACGCTCATTTAATCATAATCTAGAGAGTTGGTGCTCTCCAAACTCAGGGACTATTCTTATCACAATATGGTTAACTTGAAAACATTTTTCCGAAAGAAGAAAGAAAATCTCGGATGTATTTGTAAGAAAAGAAATACATCCGATGTAATCAGAGACTTACCAGCGAAAGTTACCTTCCTTTGAAAAACCAAAACCGATCGGATCAGTTGAAACACCCGGACATACAACTGAAGCTTTACCGGAAAGACGAAAGGAAGAACTTCTTTTTGTAACCGCGTTCGCGATCGAATTGGAAACGGATTTGAGAGGGAAGCTCGTCTTGATCGTAAGAATAGATTCTTTTCCGGTGTTTACGATATTCACTGGGGAACCCGTTAAGAATTTATCGTTTTCGAGAAAGAGTTCGAAGTTGAGATCTTGAAACTTCAATTCGGAAGCCGCTTTGTTGTTAAGAACCAGATCGAATTCCGTATCGATGGAAATATCCAGAGCTTCGAGACCGGCGTTTAACGCGGAGCCGGGAGACTTTTTATTCTTAGGAGAAAGAAGAGCGTCCAAAAAGGAAACAGCCTTCTTAGCAACCTCAGCGCTGTTAGCTGATTCGGTTATCTTTGCGACGTCCGGTTTGAGGATTTTAAAGTTACGAATCTCTATATTAGGAAGAACCGCAGGTATCAATCTTTCGTCTTGAAACGGGAATTTGAGCGATTCTGTACCAGCGAGGACCCTATACTTTTCAGGAATCGGGAGACCGGCTTCCCCTTCGATACGAATGAGGAGTTCCTTTTTACCCGGCACTTTTTTATAGAGAGCTGCGAGATCGGAATACTTGAGTTTTACTTCGATCGGAAGTTGTTTTTTAGAAGAACTAGAGATCGCTTCTAAGCTCAGTTTAACCTTGCTGAACTGGGTTCCTTCGATTTTCACGTCCAGGTCGAGGCTGGAAGCGGGAAGAGAAATCGGATAAGGATTACTCACTTCTGTTTGAATGAGAAGTTTGATATCTTCGAGAGTGATTTCGGCTATTTCAATTCTTTCAAAGGAAATTTCAGGGGTTTTGATCTTACCTTTGAGCGTTTGTAATTGCGCGCAACCGGAGAGGGAAAAGAAAAGAAAGGGGAGCAGGAGAAGGGCAAATTTAGATTTCAAAAAAAATCCTCCAATTCAGTAAATACTGATTTAGAAGAATGGAATTTGATTGGAAAGAAAGATTTTAGAAAAGGGGAAGGCTTTCGTTTCAAAATGGGGCGGAAATTCAAAAGACTTCGAAGAAAACTAACGTGGCTTTGAAAAATCAGAGGTTTACGATCCGGATTTATAAGAGGAAGGAAAAAATTCTTAGGAAAATGTGAGTCAAGACTCGGATCTAAAACATAAAAAATGAATTCGATGAGTTCTTTGGGCGATTCGCTCGCGGAAATTTTTTATAAAAGAGGCTCGCGACCGCGCTTTACGCTTCAATTCCTTCCGGAGCGCATGACTTAACGTCACAAAAAGGAAAAGAAGTTCCGAAGTTCGTAAAAGTAAATCCGTGAGGCGCTCCTTGAGGAAGGAATTTCCGCTGCAATCGCTATCGCATTATAAGACAGAATGTAAGAAAGATATAAGCGAAATAAAAAGAAATCGGGAAGAATCTTCTTAAAACCGCAAAGAAGATGCAATTTTTGAATTTTAGAAAATTCTAAAACAGTTTTTGTATTTATGATTCCACAAGAACGGATTCTTCCAAACCCAAGGCCTCCAAAAATTTAGAAGGTCTTTTAGAATTGAGATTGAGGATCACCCAATCGGTGCTCGCTTTGCAAGAGAGGGCCTGATTACTCTGAGAAATGATCCTCTGTTCGAAGACCGCCCGTGTGAGAGACTTTAAAAAAAGATCCGATTCGATAAGAATCTCCTCCGGATAGGAAACTTCTCGTTTGAAATCCAGATGAACGGAAAGAATGACAGGGCCAAATCCTCGTTCTCGAAGATTCTCCATTGAAAAACCCCAATCGCGCATCGCTCTCATACGCGCTTCGTCGAGATATCCCTGGAAATTTTTGTTATTCACGTGTTGGTTGGGATCGAGTTCGTCCCAGCGGATCGTGATCTGAGTCGAATGATTCTTTCGAATGAGGAGGGTTGAGTTTTCCGTTTTCATTCTAATCTCCTGAAATTGTTTTTGGAAAGTGCGAAAGGAAATTCTCCAGATAGATTTCGTCTCCGGTTGCCTTGGAGAGAAGCATCGCTCCTCTCCAAGAGGATTCGAAGTAGTGAATCTTTTGTAGGAGCTCCTCGGATTTCGGAACTCGGAGAGAATCGAGAATCCCCTGAGAGATCTCCTCCAGAGAGGACTTTAGTTTTTCCCTAAATTTCGGCCTCGAAGAAGAGGAATACTGGGAAAGGACGTTGATGAGACAAGAGAGTCCTTCGGAGAGGAGTGTCTTCTCCATTTTCCGCTTCTTTTCGTAGAGAGAGAAAAGCGAAGAAATGCCTCTTCCGGCATCTCCTACCGCAGTTTCGTTCCAGGAGACCGCAGCTTTTGTGTAGAACTCGAGGGCTTCCAAAAGGAAGTGATCCTTTGAAGGAAAATAGTTGTAGAAGGATCCTTTAGGAATTCCCGATGCATCGGCGATTTCTTGGATTCCGACTCCGTCTGGACCGGCCTTCCTGAGAATTTCAATTCCGCTTTCGAGAATCTTTTTTCTCTTCGCTTCTACTTTCTCTGCGGAGATTTTCATGGGGTTTTTAATTTAATATGGTTGGTCGCATTAGATGTAAAGAAGAATTTGTAGGAGGTCTTACTAAAAATGGGGGCAGAGTGGGTGGAAAGAGGTTTTTTGAGTAGGAGCTCTTACAAAATACAGATTTCTAAAAAAAATCTCAAAAAATGAAGCTTCTATGCCCCCGCTTGTGCATCTCGAAGAACCGTCCCGGGTATGGGATCAAAGGAAATTACATTTCGAAAAAAGGGTTCTCCAGTTACTTTACTCATTCCAGAGAAAATTATTCGCCTGAGAAGGCTCAAAGCGGACAAACTAAATGAGGAATTGAGTTTCCTCTTAAAGAAATATCAAAATGTCGCTCTCAAGAAAAAGTTTTTGGGGAGAAGTTTTCCTGCAATTAGCTATCAAAGAAAGGGCTTAAAACTCAAAAGGATGAACTTTCGCCCAGATGAGAAGGATTGGATAGAATTAGGAGTTCTCGCCCTTGGATTGGGCGTTTCTCGTTGCCTCCTCTTTTCTATTTTGGAGGAGTGGGAATGTAATCAGGAGATTCCCCGTGAAGAAATCGGAGGAGCTCTTACAAAAATCACCCTCCTCAGAAAAATCCTCCTTACCCAAAACCAATTCCACACTCAAATTTTCCCATCCCCTTCTTAAAAAGTCTTGCAGATATCAAGATATCTTGATATCTCAGTTCTAATGGAGCTTTTAGAAGCCAAAATCTACTCAGGGAACCGACCGAGACAGATTCTCTCCGCCCTAAAAGCGCTCTCCGACGAAACGAGAGTTCGGATTCTTCATATTCTTTCTCTTTCCCCTCTGAATGTTCAAGAAGTCACCGAGGTCTTGAGAATGGGCCAGTCCAGAGTTTCCAGACATCTCAAGATTCTGACCGAGGCAGGATTTCTCATCCCGGAACGAGAAGGTTCTTGGGTTTATTACCGAATCCCCGAAGAAAAAAAGACTCCTGACTTTTCCTCGGAAATTACCGACCTTCTTCTCACTTACAAAGAAGATCTTCCTTTTCGAGACGAGGATCAAGTTCAGATTTCGGAAATTCTTTCAAGAAGAGATCAGAAAAACACATTCTATTTTAATAATGTAGCTCAGGACTGGGAATCGATCCAAAAGGACGTCTTAGATCCCGCACTCTATCGTAAAAAAATTCTTTCCTATCTTCCGGATTCTTCCTCCGTTATCTACGACTTAGGATGCGGGCCGGGAGGTCTGATTCCATATCTGCTCACAAAATCTGATCAAGTTATCGGAGTGGATTCTTCACCCAAGATGGTGGAAGAGGCTCAGGTCGCGTTTGCCGGAAATTCTCACGTATCACTGATTCATTCTCCACTGGAGAATGTGGCTTCTTCGGCGACCAAACAAGCCGACGCAGTAGTAGCGTCGATGGTCCTTCACCATCTTTCCAATCCTCCCGGAGTTATACGCGAAATTTATAAAATACTAAAGCCCGGTGGAACCTTCTGTTTGGTGGATCTGAAAAAACACAACCAAGAGTTTATGAGAGATAATTTCTCCGACCTCTGGTTGGGCTTTGACTATTCTCTTCTTCAAGACTGGCTTGAGTTCTCAGGCTTTACCGTAAAGGCACATGAAGAATTCGATACAGGAAACGTTTTCAAAATATTAATTATTCAAGCAACGAAAAAGGAGGACTAAAATGTCCGCAATTACACAGGAAAAAGGCTTAAGCTATAAAGTAAAAGACCTCTCTCTCGCAGACTGGGGAAGACAGGAAATCATCCTGGCAGAAAAAGAAATGCCGGGTCTTATGGCTTTAAGACAAGAATACAAAGGTAAAAAACCTTTGGCTGGAGCAAGAATCGCAGGTTCTCTCCACATGACGATTCAAACTGCAGTTCTGATCGAGACTCTTATCGAACTCGGAGCGGAAGTGAGATGGTCTTCTTGTAATATCTTCTCAACTCAGGATCACGCAGCGGCAGCCGTTGCAAAAGCGGGAGTTCCCGTATTTGCATGGAAAGGCGAAAGTGAAGAAGAATACTGGTGGTGTATCGAACAGACCATCTTCTTCGGAGACAAAGGGCCGAACATGATTCTTGACGACGGCGGAGATTTAACCGCTTACGTTCACGAAAAATATCCTCAATTGTTAAGCGAAATCCGCGGTATTTCCGAAGAAACAACTACGGGCGTTAAGAGTCTTTATAAACTCCTTAAAAAAGGAGAATTAAAAGTTCCTGCGTTTAACGTAAACGATTCAGTTACTAAATCCAAGTTCGACAACCTCTACGGATGCCGTGAATCTCTCGCGGACGGAATCAAAAGAGCGACTGACGTTATGCTCGCTGGAAAGATCGCTCTTGTTTGCGGTTTTGGGGACGTTGGAAAAGGTTCCGCGGCGTCTCTCCGCAACTTCGGATCACGAGTGATCGTAACCGAAATCGATCCTATCTGTGCTCTTCAAGCTTCTATGGAAGGATATCAAGTTCTTCGTGTGGAAGACATCATCGAACAAGTGGATATCGTAGTAACCGCAACCGGTAATGACGATATCATCACTCTCGAACACATGAAAGCGATGAAAGACGGAGCGATTCTTTGTAACATCGGACACTTCGACACCGAAATCCAAATGTCCAGATTGAACGGAGAAAAAGGCGTAACCAAAAAAGAAATCAAACCGCAAGTGGACAAATATACTTTTGCAGACGGTAAATCGATTATCGTTCTCGCGGAAGGACGTCTTGTAAACTTAGGTTGTGCTACCGGTCACCCATCTTTCGTAATGTCTTGTTCTTTCACGAACCAAGTATTGGCTCAGATTGAGCTCTATAACACGAAGTATGAACTGGGAGTTTACACTCTTCCAAAACATCTGGATGAAAAAGTTGCGGCTCTTCACCTGGAACAATTGGGAGTTCGTTTAACAAAATTGAATCAGAAACAAGCCGACTATTTGGGAGTTCCGGTTACTGGACCTTTCAAACCGGAGAACTATAGATACTGATCGAAACTTTTTCCGGGATCTAAGACGGTCCCGGAAAATCGGTCTTCTCGAAAAACGATGGCCTACGTTGTCACGGAACCTTGCAGAAATTGCAAATATACATACTGTGCGGCGGTTTGTCCGGTCGAAGCCTTTCGAGAAGGAACCGATTGTCTCTATATTGAACCTTCTGTCTGCATCGATTGTAACAAATGCAGACCGGAGTGTCCGGTGGAAGCGATCTATCCGGATTTCGAAGTGCCTTCGATCTGGCAGAGCTGGATTGCGGAGAATGCCCTGAAATCAAAACATTCTCCGGCGATCATAGACGTAAAAGTCCCTCTCAAAGGTCAAGGTTGTATCAACTCGGAATATTAGAATACCGTAATTATATTTTTTAGAATACACAAAGAAACGAATTATGACTCAGAAAGCTCAGAACTACACAAATCCAAAAGCAAAAGAACTTCTCTCCCTTCTCGAAAAACAAATCTTAGTAATCGACGGAGCGATGGGAACGATGATCCAAAGATTCCCTTTGACTGAAGACGATTTCAGAGGAGAGGTTTTAAAAAATCATTCTTCTCCCTTAAAAGGAAACAACGAACTCCTCTGCCTTACACGTCCGGACGTAATCGAAGCGATTCACGTAAAATTTTTGGAAGCGGGGGCAAACATCCTTGAGACAAACACCTTTAGTTCCAACCAAGTTTCTCAGGGCGACTATAAAACCGAATTCTTAGTCGCAGATCTAAACAAGGCCGCGGTCAAATGCGCGCGTAACGCGATCGAAAAATTTCAAAAGACGAATCCAAGTCATCCTTGTTTTTTAGCGGGAGCGATCGGACCGACGACTCGAACAGCAACGTTGTCTCCGGATGTAAACAATCCCGCATTTAGAGCGGTAACGTTTGACGATTTAGTAGCCACCTT encodes the following:
- a CDS encoding LEA type 2 family protein; the protein is MKSKFALLLLPFLFFSLSGCAQLQTLKGKIKTPEISFERIEIAEITLEDIKLLIQTEVSNPYPISLPASSLDLDVKIEGTQFSKVKLSLEAISSSSKKQLPIEVKLKYSDLAALYKKVPGKKELLIRIEGEAGLPIPEKYRVLAGTESLKFPFQDERLIPAVLPNIEIRNFKILKPDVAKITESANSAEVAKKAVSFLDALLSPKNKKSPGSALNAGLEALDISIDTEFDLVLNNKAASELKFQDLNFELFLENDKFLTGSPVNIVNTGKESILTIKTSFPLKSVSNSIANAVTKRSSSFRLSGKASVVCPGVSTDPIGFGFSKEGNFRW
- a CDS encoding acyl-CoA thioesterase; translation: MKTENSTLLIRKNHSTQITIRWDELDPNQHVNNKNFQGYLDEARMRAMRDWGFSMENLRERGFGPVILSVHLDFKREVSYPEEILIESDLFLKSLTRAVFEQRIISQSNQALSCKASTDWVILNLNSKRPSKFLEALGLEESVLVES
- a CDS encoding TetR/AcrR family transcriptional regulator, which gives rise to MKISAEKVEAKRKKILESGIEILRKAGPDGVGIQEIADASGIPKGSFYNYFPSKDHFLLEALEFYTKAAVSWNETAVGDAGRGISSLFSLYEKKRKMEKTLLSEGLSCLINVLSQYSSSSRPKFREKLKSSLEEISQGILDSLRVPKSEELLQKIHYFESSWRGAMLLSKATGDEIYLENFLSHFPKTISGD
- a CDS encoding DUF1564 family protein: MGSKEITFRKKGSPVTLLIPEKIIRLRRLKADKLNEELSFLLKKYQNVALKKKFLGRSFPAISYQRKGLKLKRMNFRPDEKDWIELGVLALGLGVSRCLLFSILEEWECNQEIPREEIGGALTKITLLRKILLTQNQFHTQIFPSPS
- a CDS encoding ArsR/SmtB family transcription factor, translating into MELLEAKIYSGNRPRQILSALKALSDETRVRILHILSLSPLNVQEVTEVLRMGQSRVSRHLKILTEAGFLIPEREGSWVYYRIPEEKKTPDFSSEITDLLLTYKEDLPFRDEDQVQISEILSRRDQKNTFYFNNVAQDWESIQKDVLDPALYRKKILSYLPDSSSVIYDLGCGPGGLIPYLLTKSDQVIGVDSSPKMVEEAQVAFAGNSHVSLIHSPLENVASSATKQADAVVASMVLHHLSNPPGVIREIYKILKPGGTFCLVDLKKHNQEFMRDNFSDLWLGFDYSLLQDWLEFSGFTVKAHEEFDTGNVFKILIIQATKKED
- the ahcY gene encoding adenosylhomocysteinase, whose amino-acid sequence is MSAITQEKGLSYKVKDLSLADWGRQEIILAEKEMPGLMALRQEYKGKKPLAGARIAGSLHMTIQTAVLIETLIELGAEVRWSSCNIFSTQDHAAAAVAKAGVPVFAWKGESEEEYWWCIEQTIFFGDKGPNMILDDGGDLTAYVHEKYPQLLSEIRGISEETTTGVKSLYKLLKKGELKVPAFNVNDSVTKSKFDNLYGCRESLADGIKRATDVMLAGKIALVCGFGDVGKGSAASLRNFGSRVIVTEIDPICALQASMEGYQVLRVEDIIEQVDIVVTATGNDDIITLEHMKAMKDGAILCNIGHFDTEIQMSRLNGEKGVTKKEIKPQVDKYTFADGKSIIVLAEGRLVNLGCATGHPSFVMSCSFTNQVLAQIELYNTKYELGVYTLPKHLDEKVAALHLEQLGVRLTKLNQKQADYLGVPVTGPFKPENYRY
- a CDS encoding indolepyruvate ferredoxin oxidoreductase subunit alpha translates to MAYVVTEPCRNCKYTYCAAVCPVEAFREGTDCLYIEPSVCIDCNKCRPECPVEAIYPDFEVPSIWQSWIAENALKSKHSPAIIDVKVPLKGQGCINSEY